A DNA window from Cytophagia bacterium CHB2 contains the following coding sequences:
- a CDS encoding DUF3307 domain-containing protein — MHWIYAHLIGDYLLQNDWMAKGKKADSRVCTMHVLIYMLPFLFTGMAWWQLLLIALQHWLQDRTDFVFWSMKAMGRNEFVAQPLAPWSIIITDNIFHILWIALVATA; from the coding sequence ATGCACTGGATCTATGCTCATCTCATCGGCGATTATCTTTTGCAGAATGATTGGATGGCAAAAGGCAAGAAAGCCGACTCCCGGGTTTGCACAATGCACGTGCTGATTTACATGCTGCCGTTTCTGTTTACCGGCATGGCTTGGTGGCAATTGCTGTTGATCGCGCTGCAACATTGGCTGCAAGACCGGACGGACTTCGTGTTCTGGAGTATGAAGGCCATGGGCCGCAACGAGTTCGTCGCGCAGCCGCTCGCGCCGTGGTCGATTATCATTACGGACAACATTTTTCACATTCTGTGGATTGCTTTGGTCGCGACGGCATAA
- a CDS encoding thiol reductase thioredoxin gives MVVVMASSRRNQSRENEMQTIVVEANFQKEVLENPEPVLVEFGADWCGASHMLAPILEQLREEFKEQIKIVRVDIDACSRVAAEYGIQDIPMLVFFKNGQLVDQIISLAPRPIIANKLRALLR, from the coding sequence ATGGTGGTTGTCATGGCATCGTCACGCCGAAATCAATCACGAGAGAACGAAATGCAAACGATTGTTGTAGAAGCGAACTTTCAAAAAGAAGTGCTCGAAAATCCTGAGCCTGTGCTCGTGGAGTTTGGCGCGGATTGGTGCGGCGCGTCTCATATGCTCGCGCCCATCCTAGAGCAATTGCGCGAGGAGTTCAAAGAGCAAATCAAAATCGTGCGGGTGGATATTGATGCCTGTTCGCGTGTAGCCGCGGAGTACGGCATTCAAGATATTCCAATGCTGGTGTTTTTCAAGAATGGACAACTCGTCGATCAGATCATCAGCCTCGCGCCGAGGCCAATCATCGCCAACAAGCTTCGTGCGTTGTTGCGGTGA
- a CDS encoding alpha/beta hydrolase yields the protein MKRRFIFLPALTLWLFAAGCETEWLINEEGNLVPKTVEHDSSLPAIAINGSTFHAEAFGNPADKMLVILHGGPGADYRYLLNCKQFAGRGYYVIFYDQRGSGLSKRERKDSYSIQLMLDDLAAVIAHYRTSSEQKIILLGHSWGAMLATAYINQHPTAIDGAILAEPGGFIWQDILDYVKRTRQFSFTGETLNDAVYLEQFITGDEDEHAILDYKFGLLSFADEAEDSPLGNEGALPFWRGGAIVNRALFELGEKEKPDWTTNLQQYTTRILFVYSQRNKAYGLDHARKVSSAYPNVQLERIDGAGHDLLTFPAGWNYFFPMALTYLESL from the coding sequence ATGAAGCGAAGGTTTATCTTTTTGCCAGCCCTCACGCTTTGGCTGTTCGCGGCGGGCTGCGAAACCGAATGGCTGATCAATGAAGAAGGCAACCTCGTTCCTAAAACCGTTGAGCACGATTCATCCTTGCCGGCGATTGCAATCAACGGCAGCACGTTTCACGCGGAAGCATTCGGCAATCCTGCGGACAAGATGCTGGTGATCTTGCACGGCGGGCCGGGCGCGGATTACCGCTACTTGCTCAACTGCAAACAATTTGCCGGGCGCGGTTATTACGTGATCTTTTACGATCAGCGCGGCTCGGGTTTATCAAAACGCGAGCGCAAAGACTCCTATTCCATTCAGTTGATGTTGGACGATTTGGCCGCCGTCATTGCGCATTACAGAACTTCTTCGGAGCAAAAGATCATTTTGCTCGGGCATTCGTGGGGCGCGATGCTGGCGACGGCTTATATCAATCAACATCCCACTGCGATTGACGGCGCGATCCTGGCCGAGCCGGGCGGTTTTATTTGGCAGGACATCCTGGATTACGTGAAGCGCACGCGCCAATTCAGCTTCACCGGCGAAACGCTAAATGATGCCGTGTATCTCGAACAATTTATTACCGGCGACGAAGACGAGCATGCGATACTCGATTACAAGTTCGGATTGCTCTCCTTCGCGGATGAGGCCGAGGACAGCCCGCTGGGGAATGAAGGCGCGTTGCCGTTCTGGCGCGGCGGCGCGATTGTGAATCGGGCGTTGTTTGAATTGGGCGAGAAGGAGAAGCCGGACTGGACCACGAACCTTCAGCAATACACCACCAGGATACTTTTTGTCTATAGTCAGCGCAACAAAGCCTACGGGCTTGATCACGCGCGCAAAGTTTCATCCGCATATCCCAACGTGCAACTTGAGCGCATTGACGGCGCCGGGCATGATTTGCTCACGTTTCCGGCCGGCTGGAATTATTTCTTTCCGATGGCGCTAACTTACTTGGAGTCGCTTTGA